Sequence from the Pontibacter pudoricolor genome:
GGACCGGTGCTTTTTCTGATAGGCTTAGGGCATACCTTAATGCGCCTGATAAATCTGGGATTGCGTATAGTGGAATCTGTATGGCTTATAGTTGATACTACACCTTCAGGCCTTTTGTCTGTATAGCTTTAGATGGGGCGCTTACAAAGACATAGAATTTGATGTTGAACTTTCTTCTGACACTATTCAATTTAAGGAGCCTCGAAGTACTTCAGAGATGGCTTTATCCGCAATCCGGAATGTGTTTAAAAGGAAAACTTATTATGCTTTAGAGATTGATAAGTAGGTAAAGGTTTAACTTCCTGTTACTTCGCTGTCATTACCCGAAACTGAAATTTTAGAGTAATTTGCTGAAGGGTTTCAACGGAAATAGAAATAGCAAATTCAGTTTAATAACTTTTTGGCGTTTTATAGATAATCAAATAAATACTAACTTGTAGTATGAACCTGATCGAAAAAAATATAGTGGCAATTTCTAAGCTTTGTGCGTCTCATAAAGTGGAACGGCTGTTCGTATTTGGGTCTGTACTGACTGATAAGTTCAGTGAGCAAAGTGATGTAGACTTTATAGTTAAGTTCGGTGAAATTGATTTGTCTCTTTACTTTGATAATTACATGAATCTGAAAGAGGTTTAGAGGGTTTGCTGAATCGCCAAGTTGACCTGGTGGAAGAACAGACAATTAAAATCCGATA
This genomic interval carries:
- a CDS encoding nucleotidyltransferase family protein is translated as MNLIEKNIVAISKLCASHKVERLFVFGSVLTDKFSEQSDVDFIVKFGEIDLSLYFDNYMNLKEV